The Anopheles gambiae chromosome 2, idAnoGambNW_F1_1, whole genome shotgun sequence genomic sequence TAGCGGGTGAGCTAGCAAGCCAAACGGGTCGAAAAGGCTCATGATAATGTGCAACACCATGCGTTTGGTTAGTCGTTTTTCTCCTATGGCAAAGGGTTTTAGCTCGTCGTGCCGCTTCATGAAGAATCTGAAGTTGTCGGTTACAGGGTCCCAGATCCACCCGAGTACGCGGGGATGTTTTTCCTCCTGCCCGAAGTCAATGACGCGCTGTTTCTCGCGCGGTCCCTCTGACAATTTTTCTAGCACAGCATCCTCGTTGCTAAGCCAATTGCAGATTTTAAACCCTGCTTCCGAGTGGATGAGCTTTACGTGCATTGACCTTTCCTGTGCCTCACTGAACGCATCGCAGCTGTCAAATTAGTCATCTATGAAGGTATTTTTCTTGTTGGCTGCTGTAGCTTCAGGATATTGTTCCGCATGTTCGTCAGCGTTTCGGTACATATTGTACTGTGCTGAGCACGGCACGgtacaattttatttgcttttgtaATCTGTTCCAAAAATTGCAGCCTTTTAAAATTTGCTCGCTCCAGCATATTCCCTGTTTTGCGATGGCACAAGTTTCGGGCTTTCGGGTGTTGGGTCAACAGCCTTGTTCGTGGATATTTTCGTGGATACCCTCTACAGGTGGGGATTTAAATTACCTGCGCTTTCTGCTCACACCACGTTCTATCTAGCTCGGTTCTCGCTGTCACTCGGTGACAAcctattatttatttacttttcgttgttttcgtgCTAACAATTGTAATGCCAAGGTGCCAAATACTCGTGTTAATCCGTCACAGCATGTGGCAAGCCATTGCTATACTTTTTCTACCTTTTAAGTGGAAAATCgtttgggataagcccaccgaTACATTATACCAACTTTGgttttaacacgttcagcccggtgGCAGTCCCCAGGGCCTACCGTTTTGACCAAAAACGGACTAGAGCCGTCGGTCGACTCGTGCCGTGAACACAATGTTGCGCTATAACGCCCGGTCTTGTGCTGCAGATCTCCAACTCGAGACACCAATGCTCCACAAGTCTGCCTAGACCTGGTCAAGCCACCTTTTCGATGACCTCCCTGGTTAGATAGGTCGCAGCTAACAGGCCTCCTCGCTAGATTCCCCAGCCATCTCGATCCCCCGATTGGAATCCTGGTGAAAATCGAGATACTATTTAGTAATTCGTACAGCTTATTTATAGGCGGCATTTAGTATGGTAACTCCTCAGTAGTGCTCGCAGTCCATCTTGTCCCTTTTTTGAAGGCTAGTACAACGACACCGGTCATCCAGTCCTGGGGCAGTTCTTCCATCTCCCAAACTTTCCCTATCGACAAATGAAGCACTCGAGTTAGGCTCTCCCTTCCGAGTTAGAAGAGCTCGCCAGAAAGCTGATCATCACTCGCAGTTCGGTTACTGCTAAGCTTCCGCATCACATGCACGACTTCGTACAGAGATGAAACTGGGTAATCATCATCGTGCTCAGGTGCGCCAAGTGGTTCTACCGCGCTCTTATTCATGGTGTTCCCATTTAGGAACTCCTCGAAGTCCTGCCTCCACCTTTCAACCGCCTCGCTAGATCTAGTGAGCAATCCACCACCCCTATCCGGGCACATGTCTATGGCAGGCTCTCTAGACCTGCGTTTCCAGTTAACAAGCTCATTTTTATGCGTGTTGTATAGTTAAAAAGCTTCTAAAAGTCGATTAAACGTTCATCTCTTCTAGTTAGTTGACATGAATccaatattttgttgttccatTTGAAGCCCGCTGGTTCATTCGACTGCCGTTCGAACACCTTGATCAGGTCGTTAGTTCAAAAAGCAACAATCAcagttttgataaaaatagtcAATAACAattgttgtgtccgcacaaatggATCATGAGACGTGAAACGTAAACGtcgtacggcacaaacagaatatataTTTAACAACTATCTTTGGTATGTGTTCAACCGTTTACaacaatacagggtttaccagcataataaacaactgtccacgtattaataacaatagtcgttttgaatagacaccgctgtctaccacttgctcacacgtcagatggtgtaagctactctgtccaatttaataacacaattttcggcTTCTACAGctgtttattatgctggtaaaccctgtaaataaTACCACACAATaacacgcaatgcggggagacGACGGCTGGTCcttctcgcgccgcgatcctcactgaggacgtcacaggatgacagccctgttgtcaacagtgagccctcaggatgaaAAACATAACTTCCCCATATTTTCATACTCACCCAAGCGTTTCGCACAAGTTTGGAACGATCGCAATGATGGCTGACCTGAACGGGGTACCGTTTGCCGTACCAGCCTGCTGTGTAAAAGGGTATACACGATACCTACGCAAGCAAACGAAGTCAGCAGCAGTCTTTTTTGCTCcacttttttgtatttgttgtgaCAACAGCGCTTGTTATGGTTCTGGGGAACACCACAAATGTGTAGAAAGGGAACTGTTGTAGAGTTCTACTGCTCGACAGAAGAAAACTCCATCGCAATTGAATGGCGGGAGATGGAAAGAGGATTATCGCCGTTAAGAAATACCTACGGAATTTTCTTTGAGTACGTTTTAGCAACAGTACAAATTAATCTTACACAGATTATCGATTCCACTCACTACTAATCAAATTATAACTTGTTTctcttcgtttgtttttcaGAATCCTGCGCGCGTCCATGTGACCGTGTTGTGAATATTGTTCATCGACGTTCCCATCCTTCCTGCCGAGCCAATTCACGTATCGCAACTCAACCGCAGTGGGTTTCCAAAATCTTTACTCGCACTTACTAGgtgtttgttgttattatctGCTTGTTTTGGTAAGTTTGAGGCTCTTATTAGCACCAGCTCTAAATGGATCGTGTGATGtttaatgattattttttgtcaacttttccAGCGATATGGCAGCAGAAAGGGTTCGCTTCTTCCTTTCAACGAAACACAATCAACCGATGCGTACCAGCCAAGCACAGAATCGAATCATTCTTCGATTCTCTTCCATGATTCGATTGTGTTCCGTGATGCACTATCACAACCATGGTCGAAAGCGAATATATCGTGTACGCTTGCAACTTTTTCGTGTTGCTCGTTTTCGCCGGAATCTTTAACTTGACTGCCGATGCTGTCCATGCCGGTAAGGATGAGCGGCACTATCCCGTTGTACGAAGGAATTGGAAAGCCCTTAAAGTGTGGATACTCTTTGGTCAATTCATAGAGCAGTAACATCTGCCCTGGCAGCACTCAGCTTTTCCAGGATGTGCATCTTATGTAGGTCTTACAGTGTGGCACTTTTGTACGTACCAGATACCCGCATCGATAGTTTCATCGAGAGGACGTCTCTATGGGTTGTATCGTCGGTCCATCTCAACCGTAGTGCCTTCAATACCTAATTCCGCATCAGCTCTAGCACAACAAATGTATAACTCCCGATAAGCCGTTGGTTTAGAAAAGTGAAGGTTTTGCTCGTGATGTTTTTGTCGTAAACTGCGAAAGGAATACAACGGAAAAGTGAACAAATGTTTATCATAAATCGTGTGTCTTAACCAAGGCAAGTGCTACATAGATATGTGCTTACATGTGCGTGGCATTCCTCTACCGTGAATTCAAGAAACCTAGCACAATTTGCGACATGATTCGTGATAAAGCTGCCCGATGTACGCTCGCATGATGGTTTGCTGGTGTTTAGTGGACCGGCAGCGGTCGTGGTGGTTCAATATGTGGGAGCTGTGGTTAATCTTTGCTCACGAGGAGCTTGCGGTATAACATGGTATCTTGAAACATTGCCAGATGAAACAACAATATGCCATTCTATAATCAAGCTCTCAATTCTCAATTCTCAGCAAATGTAAGTAATGTTGCCGACCTGGTATTGTAAACACACAAAGGTATTTAGGGGCGCCACAAATGTGGTCCCTAATTTTTTAAGAAGATACGCAACACGCTTTGCGAACTACGTTTTGGTAGAGTTCGAtttattcgtttttcttttaagcCGCGGAACGGAGGGTTCGGGAGGGACGCGAAAACTACTGTTGTTCGTTCGAGAGTTGCCGGagaagagagtgtgtgtagcAAGCcaccggataatcgacgcggTGAAGCTTGCTGTCACTGGTTGTCTCGCTCTATTTCGCCCGTCGAACACCAGAATATGGTGTATGCACCAGATAGAACTCTGATCGCTACAGGTACTTCGAACAGCTTCCTCAGTGTTAGTTTCATTTCAGCTCAGCAGTCGCCCTtacgtgggtgtgtgtgtacattgaCACTCACACAAATCTCAGCAAAGTGATATTTCACAAACACAAAGACAAATGATGAAATTCACATCGCAGTGCGGCAAACGTCAGAAGTTTCATTGTCATCACTCGCTTCATTGTCCATTTGATGTTAAGCAGTGAGAGCGTACAGACGTATTGTTGGCAGCATTTACGCGAATTACCCGTACGTGCGTGTTTTCCAAGCAGTAGCGGATTTTGATTATCAGTACTCCTTAGCGGTAAATAGCGGTAAATTTTATAGGTTAAATGTTCACTTTTCGATTTTTTCGCATCAAACATCAGAAaggttgcaaaaaaacaagttaAAGAATAGCTTGGTAAGTCTTTATTAAACTACGTGcatgtttggcaaaatggcGTCGGTAAAGCCGGTGGAAGCGAGTGCTGCTGCAAATGTGGCGCCAAGAAACACGTGTTTTTTGGTGTGACGCAACAGAGCCGTCGGTCTGTGAGCACACACATTCTAAAAACTATGTGAGCCGgccaacgtgtgtgtgtgtgtgtgtgtgtgtgtgtgtgtgtgtgtgtgtgtgtgtgtggcgttcggtgaggggggggggggtttggtgcaccttgtcgctaatactatgtcaatacggcatactatagaatggcgatctacgggaCCCTCGAATCGGCGGGGCCCTAGGCGatcgcctagtccgcctaatgttagatccgccactgctcTCCCTGCTtatacatgcccctcgccagAAAGTCGTACactttttcactctctttGCTAGTAGAGACTTGAgaaaaaagttgattttttttttcaacatttcgtCACCTCCGTGGCGCCGTGTGAGATTCGTGCACAGATACACTAAACACTTTCACAATACGCACAACACTTTTTACGCACGCCCAAGTCGTTGATCCTCTTTCCATGAGGCCTGCAGCTTCAGCAGTATCGATGCCATTTCACAGTCGCATGCCATTTGCTATGTCTTTCCACGTTTTAGCAGTTTTCAACATCAACTCGACCAGGTTTCCTCCGTTGATTGCTGTTCCGCACCTTATATCATTAGTACCGTGCTTAGCATCATGTTCGGCTAAGATGGCGTAACttccttacttacttatccggcactacaacgctttgcggtcttgtcCTGCCTCTGGAGTGCACAAGAacccgctcacggtctcgtgCCTTCGTCTACCAGTCCGTtaccccggccttaatggcggacgcctccacgccatcttgccacctcaatttgggcctaccagagagagagagagagagattttgTTGGTAGAATGTTTTTTTCGGGTTAGAATAAAATCGACTCGGATCATTTCCTGGTCATGGTAATGCTGCGCTAGAAACTCTCCGTGGCAGAAACTCAACCGACTCCCTTTTCTACCCCATGACTCAATCTGGACCGGTTGAAGTATGCTGGCGGAGGGGTACGCGACAGCGCTCGGGGAAGCGCTTCCggccgacaacaacatcgccaCGATACCCCTCGCAGACCACTGACGTATGTTTGAAAGAGCCATCAGCACTGCAGCCGAACACAATATATCGGCCGCTTACCACtcagagagaaaaaggaatggtTCGACGAAGAGTGTGGACAAGCATGCTACGGCATGAAACTCGTCAGAACGTGGAGATCTACAGACGACTGAGGAAACAGCAAACCCTGATGGTAAACGGAGACGAGCGGAAGGTGATCGAAAGGTGGAAGTGCTACTTCGAAGGACACCTGAATGGAGCAGAGGCAGGAAAGACAGGGGCAAGTGGCAGAACAAGGCGCCATCAAGCACCTTAAGAGCAATAAGTCTGCTGGCAACGATGGACTGGCGGCCGAGCTCTTCAAGATGAGGCCGGAGAGGCTTACCGTCGAAATGCATCAGCTGATCTGCAGGAAGTGTGTATTTGCTACTATTCTTTGGTATGATTTACATTGACACACGGATATAAATATTCACGCAATGTGTGGAGAGGACGACTTGTCcttctcgcgccgcgatcctcacggaggacgtcacaggatgacagccctgctgtcaacggcGAGCCCTCAGGTGAGTCATCGGACTGTCCACAACATCTTCCCGTTTTAATTAAGCCGGTACGGCTTAAGCCAACGCAGCGGTTTTATTGCGAATTAAACCGACGCGGCAAGCGCACGACTCAAGTGGCGCTGTGAAAAATGGGGTAGAGTGCTGACCGGCCTCTGTGACTAACGCTCGATCGGGATGAGCGTTGCGGGTTGCAACAGAGGGCAGTCGATGTGCTGCGCTCGCTCGTTGCGTTGTAGCCACCGTGCTGATGTTGTCATTGAAGGTGTAACAGTAGCGCAATTCCTGCCGCTGTCGATGGCTGTTACACCTGACgccgatgttgttgttgacgCAGCTCTGctggatgctgctgccgttgggaCATCGCTATGCGGCTGAGCAGGGGGCGGCCGTGGTGCCGCGCGTGCTTCCATCGCTTAGCCGGTACCGCTGCATAGGGAGCGACCGTGATGTCGCTGTTGAGATGCACCTGTGCAGCTGGAGATCCGGCGACGGGGGTGCACAGGGGGCATCCTGTATGCCTTAGCACTGTGCCTTACCAGGCTCCGCGATGATGCTGGTGCCGAGGGGCGGTCGTGATGCCGCGACGTCGTTGCTGCACCAGTGTGTGTTCGATGATGACGCTGTAGCGGACGGCGGTGGTGCCGCGTGTCGTCAGTCCAAGGCGGAATGTCCCTTCGCCTTGGCCGTAATAGTACTGCAGCGGAGTGAGGATCCTTTCGGGCTTTGCGCAATGCCAAAGGGTTCCCATCCAACGCGATGGTCTCCGTGTTGGTTCTTTTGGGAACCCCCCTCCAACCCCCaccccccgccccccccccaccgcaaggaggatcccatcctcgtcaacacttttataaatattatgcGGGAAGAAGACGACTGTTCCTTCTCGCACCGCGATCgtcactgaggacgtcacaggaCGACAGTCCCACTGTCAACAatgagccctcaggatgaggcagcggtctgtccacaacaaaGGCAAATCCACCACCGGCCAAATTTTCACTCTGCGTCAGATCCTGCAGAAGTGCCGAGAGCGCCAGTTTGCTACGaaccacctgttcatcgactttAAGGCAGCCTATGACATCATAGACCGGAATGAGCTATGGAACATCATGTAGCGGTACCATTTTGCTGGGAAGCTGATCCGGCTATTAGAGGCCACCATGAACGGCCCGCTGTTAATGAGGGGGAGGGATGAGGATGGACACCCGGCaacaacaaagtcaagacaaagtcttccccgggtgtggactgttATGCTAAGTTCTaaggcaatttaagtataatgTTCAATCTCATAACAGCTGTATGCCAGgaccccctcctcccggtcatcagttaccatgtacaggggcctcaattcgtctttccgcctagggcccccgatttCCCTACTCTGCCACtgtcatgaacaccttcctttctttgaccgatggatcataacattccggaagagcaTAGAttcggcgacagttttgcatacacacatgcgcagacggcacagcatatctgtgtaatgtacaacatacgaaagcaaaagcttagtgtaacaaagttatgcttaaggccgcggggccatggggattctcaacgctcattttctcaagcactcatgagtgcttttgagaaaacctcgttctcagcgtttgtcgaatcggaacaaaatcggttttgagaatctttgagaatctttgagaaagttgacgatgcagcgatcggctaactgaaatagGAGctattgtgctatttgtttttcggtaatcactttggaaaatgtattcaatgttaataattgaaaaaaaatgcaatcaaaaatatattttctatttaaagctccaaataaagcatgagtggcaatatcagtttctcaaagtgagaaaaactgacgacggccacgggctcgcgtctgagaacaagatttgagtgcttgagaaacttaaatgagtgtttgagaatgatttctcagcttgagaaagccccatggccccgcggcctaatgcttaacacgttcagatcgatggcaggccccagggactgccagtgaactttccagcctgcGTTCTAGATGCTGGCGGAACAGAATGCTGATGATAATCAGCGCCAGGCTGAACGTGTAATTGCGAATTAAGGTTCTGCGCGTTACACAGTAAACCCTCCAGCTTGAGCTAGCGTTTCCttggtcatttttacattgcagcaattggacttgttgcgcttttttggtttgatttgtgaaaataaaaccttatcgccgcaatgtttgttaacgtcATTTTTAGGCgtcacaacagctcgcgagcattgaccacacgcgagaaagagatagcgctatggagggaaaaagcacggacgacggctgacagcgattggccgtctgacgcaccaacacatccaaaccttcagcagcgcgctcaggcgaggggtacaTTATCGGACATGAAGGTAGGACCctggttttttcaacgcaccgtgcacttgttttgccacgttacttatgtttgtgtgtgtgtgtgtgtgtgtgtgtgtgtgtctctctctctctctctgtgtggcgttcggggggggggggtcctcTTTCCATGAGACCTGCAGCTTTAGCAGTATCTATCGTATGCCATTTGCTATGTCTTTCCACGTTGCAACAGTTTTCAACATCAACTCGACCAGGTTTGCTCCATTTGTGGTATGTTTAATGAttgtcacggtcgccatgtggtatgttttgagatagtcacggtatgttcgatttttgGGACGGTTGCCATGCAGTAATTTTGAACTCGTgttggtcagggtggccttcgtcatcgtttgccgaattaagtagaactgaggtggatactgtttcgaagcggacgttcgacacttgatcgtccaggcgatcatagaaacctttaggaggtttcccttactggaaacgttggagtttagaggccttaccttgggtagggggacataactaaactctttaaatgagaagtcgatagatgttggatgggcatTGTTATATATGAACCCTGGTATTTGACAGTTGTGTCATAACGCCTGACAGGTTGACCCTACCTTTCGTTTGTTGTTAAATGTCATTCCTTCTTTACACCTTATTGGATTCGTTTGGTTACTTTTTGCTACAACTCCTTAAAAAACCTCATGTGAACTTTTCTGCCTAATAAATGAGAATTAAATACATAACATTTTGgtgtcagaagtgggataGTCCAGGATACGTGTCGGATACATCGGAGCCAGCGGAAAAGCGATTTGTCGCCCGCTAAACAAACgatacatcacacacacatcccaagCAGAAAAGTGAGGTTAGCATCACCACGTGCGAACAACATTACGACAAGGAGGTTTCTTTCGCTGTACGCTGAATACAACAGAAAACGATGGCAAATGATAACCGTGAGTTGCTGGAGGCCCTTTCCGGAATGCTTGTGCAGGCACTTAAGGCATCCATCGGACCAGCCGTTGAACAAGTAAGTGCAGAACTACGCAACACAGGTGAAAATATCCCAGCGCCGCTTCCGAAAGCTCCGTCATTCGCTATGCCCGAATACCGTGCCAACGAGGGAACATCGGTCGCTGATTATTTTAACCGCTTTGAGTGGGCGCTTCAGCTAAGTAAAATCCCGGAAATACAGTACGCGGATTATGCTCGTGTGCATATGGGAGCCGAGCTAAACACGTCGCTAAAATTTTTAGTCGCACCGAAACAACCACAAGAAGTGCCATATTCGGAAATGCGGAGAATTTTAGTAGCTCATTGGGACcagaaaaagaataaattcGTAGAAAGTATTAAATTTCGAACCATCGTGCAACAGCGAGACGAATCGATTGCACAGTACGTTCTCCGGTTAAAGCAAGGTTCAGCAAATTGCGAATACGACAATTTTTTAGACCGAATGCTCATTGAGCAAATGTTACATGGATTGGCAGAGCGCGACATCTGTGACGAGATAGTTGCAAAGAATCCATCCACATTTCAAGACGCTCTCGATGTAGCCCTCGCGTTAGAAGCAACTCGCAATATTGCTCGAGACATTAATACGTCGCAACCAGCTTCTGAAGCTACTAACAAGCTAGGTTACGAAAAGccaaatgtaaaaaaaccATACACGCGTCGAAACACGACAAACAAGCAGCATACAAACTCGCCAGAGAACACCGCATTCAATAATACACACGGTAACCAGCCAGTAGCTTGTAATGGCTGTGGAGGTCCACACCTCAGAAGCGAGTGTCGTTTCCGTAGCGCCAAATGTAACAATTGCCATAAGAAAGGTCATATTGCTAAGGTCTGCAAATCGGGTAAATCCAACCATCACATTTCACAACAAGATATCTCTTCGCCCTCCGGTAGTATTGATCAAGTGCAACGGCTTAACCGTATTCATAACATACCGTCgagtgagaaaaaaatgatCGATGTTAAGATCGATGGTAAATCACTGAAGATGGAGCTTGATACCGGTGCACCTTGCGCAATCGTATCAGAAGCAACCCTCAAATCAATTAAACCACATTTCACCTTGCAGACAAGCGACAGACAATTTTCTAGCTATACTGGGCATCGCATCAGCTGTATTGGCAGGATGAATGTCAATGTAACTATTGGAGCCACAACGCGAAAGGAGCAACTCTATGTAGTGTCCGGAGCACACGATTCACTCCTGGGACGCGAATGGATCTCTCACTTTGCAGATCAGATCGATTTAAATCGCATGTTCTCCTCGCGTACATCCATCCATACAGTATCAAATAGCACCTTATCTCCAAATTGTGAAACGCAGCTAACAAGATTATTAGACAGCTATGCTGATGTTTTCAGTGAGTCTCCGGGTAAACTGACAGGTCCCCCGGCAAAAGTACACTTGAAAGAAAATGCAACACCAGTGTTTGCTAGAGCACGCGACGTTCCCCTCGCGCTGCGAGAAAGGTATGCCAAAGAAATCGACTGTAAAATAAATTCCGGCTTTTACGAAAAGGTCGAATATTCGGAGTGGGCATCTCCTACACACGTGGTCGTTAAGAAAAACGGTAAGCTGAGGATAACAGGTAATTACAAACCTACTGTAAACCCTTTAATGATAATAGACGAACACCCTATTCCTCGAATTGAGAGTATTTTCAACCGAATGAAAGGTGCTACTCTATTTTGCCATTTGGATGTTACCGACGCGTATACGCATCTTCCCATAGACGAACAGTTTCGTCATGTCTTAACCCTTAACACCACAACTCATGGGCTCATACGACCAACCAGAGCAGTATACGGTGCCGCCAACATACCCGCAATCTGGCAACGTCGAATGGAAGAAGTTCTCTTAGGCCTTACAAATGTCGTTAGCTTCTATGACGACATTATCGTTTTCGCGAAAGATTTTGAAGAGCTTTTACAAGCCTTAACAAGTATCCTAAGCAGAATCAAGGAAAGTGGTCTGAAACTTAACCGATCTAAATGTGTCTTTGCCACACCATCACTCGAGTGCTTAGGTCACCGAATTGATCGCGAAGGTCTTCACAAGTCGACGAAACACATTGAAGCGATCCGAGACGCACCAAGACCGTCTTCTCCCGAACAATTACAGCTATTTTTGGGTAAAGCCACATACTATTCAGCGTTCATACCAGATTTGTCAACAAGAGCAAAGGTATTGCGTGAGATATTATCAGCAGATCGTTTTGAGTGGACGGCTGAAGCCGAAGAAGCCTACCGCGATatcaaaaacattttaatttcaccACAAGTCCTTACTCAGTATGACCCAACACTACCATTGATATTAGCTACTGACGCAAGCAAGACGGGTCTCGGAGCAGTGCTCTCCCATCGACTCAGTAACGGGGTAGAAAGACCTATAGCTTATGCAAGCTGTACAATGTCGGCGACGGAACAACGCTATCCGGTTATCGACAAAGAAGCTCTCGCTATCGTTTGGGCAGTCAAGAAGTTTTTCAACTATTTATATGCACGGAAGTTCACGCTCGTCACGGACCACAAACCGTTGACGCAAATCCTGCATCCAGAGAAGTCACTGCCTACACTTTGTATAAGTCGCATGGCAAACTACGCTGATTACTTAGCGCACTTTAATTTCGACGTAGTGTACCGATCGACTAACGAAAATAAGAATGCCGATTATTGTTCACGCATTCCAAGTCCCTCGACACAATCCAGTGTCAACAGCCTTTCTCTTCGTAGAGGAGGAAATGAGGATCAAGACGATTTTGAAGATTTTGTGCTTAACCAAATCCAGCAGCTGCCCATTAAAGCCGATCAAATCGCACGCGAAACGCGAAAAGATGAGCACTTGGGTAAAATTTTGAAAGACCTCGAAATGGGACGAAACCTATCACAAATCGGCTATAAAGCACCAGAAGCCAAATACACCATGGTTGCcaattgtttgctgtttgaacACCGTGTCGTGATTCCCGACATCTTTCGTCCTGCAATTCTGCAAGATTTGCACGCAGCACATATTGGTGTGGTGAGAATGAAGTCTTTGGCCCGTTCATATGTCTACTGGCCGGGCATAGACAAAGACATCGAGCAGCTAGCCAAATCATGCCACGAATGCGCTCAAACGGTCTCAGCACCTCCTAAGTTCAATCAACACCATTGGGAGTATCCATCTAACCCTTGGGAGCGTGTGCATGTTGACTATGCGGGACCCGTTGCTGGCGCGATGCTACTGATCATCGTGGATGCGTACAGCAAGTGGGTTGAGGTGAAAGTGACTCACTCAACCACTACCGAGGCAACCATAAAAATCCTCGACGAGCTATTCGCATCCTATGGAGCCCCCCTAACTGTTGTAACAGACAACGGAACACAATTCACTGCAGCAGAGTTCACCACAT encodes the following:
- the LOC5666916 gene encoding uncharacterized protein K02A2.6 isoform X1, which produces MANDNRELLEALSGMLVQALKASIGPAVEQVSAELRNTGENIPAPLPKAPSFAMPEYRANEGTSVADYFNRFEWALQLSKIPEIQYADYARVHMGAELNTSLKFLVAPKQPQEVPYSEMRRILVAHWDQKKNKFVESIKFRTIVQQRDESIAQYVLRLKQGSANCEYDNFLDRMLIEQMLHGLAERDICDEIVAKNPSTFQDALDVALALEATRNIARDINTSQPASEATNKLGYEKPNVKKPYTRRNTTNKQHTNSPENTAFNNTHGNQPVACNGCGGPHLRSECRFRSAKCNNCHKKGHIAKVCKSGKSNHHISQQDISSPSGSIDQVQRLNRIHNIPSSEKKMIDVKIDGKSLKMELDTGAPCAIVSEATLKSIKPHFTLQTSDRQFSSYTGHRISCIGRMNVNVTIGATTRKEQLYVVSGAHDSLLGREWISHFADQIDLNRMFSSRTSIHTVSNSTLSPNCETQLTRLLDSYADVFSESPGKLTGPPAKVHLKENATPVFARARDVPLALRERYAKEIDCKINSGFYEKVEYSEWASPTHVVVKKNGKLRITGNYKPTVNPLMIIDEHPIPRIESIFNRMKGATLFCHLDVTDAYTHLPIDEQFRHVLTLNTTTHGLIRPTRAVYGAANIPAIWQRRMEEVLLGLTNVVSFYDDIIVFAKDFEELLQALTSILSRIKESGLKLNRSKCVFATPSLECLGHRIDREGLHKSTKHIEAIRDAPRPSSPEQLQLFLGKATYYSAFIPDLSTRAKVLREILSADRFEWTAEAEEAYRDIKNILISPQVLTQYDPTLPLILATDASKTGLGAVLSHRLSNGVERPIAYASCTMSATEQRYPVIDKEALAIVWAVKKFFNYLYARKFTLVTDHKPLTQILHPEKSLPTLCISRMANYADYLAHFNFDVVYRSTNENKNADYCSRIPSPSTQSSVNSLSLRRGGNEDQDDFEDFVLNQIQQLPIKADQIARETRKDEHLGKILKDLEMGRNLSQIGYKAPEAKYTMVANCLLFEHRVVIPDIFRPAILQDLHAAHIGVVRMKSLARSYVYWPGIDKDIEQLAKSCHECAQTVSAPPKFNQHHWEYPSNPWERVHVDYAGPVAGAMLLIIVDAYSKWVEVKVTHSTTTEATIKILDELFASYGAPLTVVTDNGTQFTAAEFTTFLQRSGVKFHKRSAPYHPATNGQAERYVQTVKRALKAMHSSSTTLQANLNEFLLQYRKVPHSETGEAPAKLFLGRNIRSRLDLVRPQSVQTRTAEKQRVAFEPSYRTFLPGQLVYCLSGSTRMDKWIRGTVVSRLGDLHYSINCNGNQMKRHVDQMRPTLDDNRTEQPRSVPVPTQTPEVHHHRRHYYGSTDSPQTSSVPVSSRTVSVSSDSSTASDSSYDTPTGSPIRASDAPPFVRRSTRLRNPPLRYSP